From the Deinococcus sonorensis KR-87 genome, the window CCGAACAGCGGCGCGAAAAACGGCGAGTGCGCCTGCCGCTCGCTGAAGGCCAGCGCCAGCGGCTGCAGGCCGTCGGTGATCAGGCTGACCCGCTGCACCTCGCCCTCGACCAGCCGGGTGTGAATGTGCGGCTCCGGCACGTCGGTGACGAAGTACGTCTGGTTGGCGTACTCCCCGTTGTCGGGCCAGAACACCACCTCGAAGGGCAACGGTTCGGTGTCCGGGGCCGGCAATGCCTGGGTGACGATCGCCCCGTCGCCCACCTGCAGGAACCAGGCCCAGCCGGGCAAGACGGCGGCCAGCAGCAGCGTACATGCCAGGTCGCGCAGGCCGCAGCCCTGCTCCTCGGCGTGGGTGGTCAGCAGCTGCCGGAGCTGCTGCACCACCTCCTCCCCGAAGTGCTGGTCCGGGCGGACGTCCGCGTCCGCGAAGCGCAGTTCCAGCAGCTTGAGCGCCTCCTCGCAGACCAGCCGGCTGCCCCGCTCGGCGTGCCGGGCGCTCCCGGCGCCGTCGCTGGCAGCCAGCAGCAGCAGCGCTTCGTCCTGGGTGTTGACGGCCTCGCGCACCTGATGGGCGTCCTGGCAGGGGAGACCGTGTTCGACGTGGGCGGTGCCGCGGACGGAACTGGAAACGTACCGCCACGCGGAGGCGGTCATATCTCCGCCCAGCCTTTGGGGCTCGCCAGGGCGACGGCGTCGCCGGGGGTGCTCTGCGACACGCTCTTCAGGCTGGCCGACAGCCACTGGAACAGCTCGCGGAACCGCACGCCGGACAGGGCCAGCGGCGCGCGCGCCGGATTCAGCTGCTCCAGCATCTTCATGTCCGCGCCGGCCACGCCCACCGAGAAGAAGGCGAACGATTTGGCCGCCTCGCCCCGCTGCACCTCGGCGGCGGCGCTCTGCCATGCGTCGGTGGGCGCGCCGTCGGTGATCAGGAACACCCACGGCCGGTAGAGTCCGATGCCGTTCTGCCGGATGGTCTCCTTGCGCTGCCGCAGCAGCTCCAGGCCGCGCTTCACCGCCTCGCCCAGCGGGGTGGAGCCCTCGGCCTTCAGCTGCGGCGCCTGGAAGTGCTCGGCGGAGGTAAAGCCCAGCACCTCGCGCACAGGACCGAAACTGACGATGGCGATCTCGCAGCGTTTGGCGGCCAGGCTGTCACTCGCCAGGTCGCGCTGGAAGTCACGCAGCCCTTCGTTCAGCTGCCGGATCTTCTCGCCGGACATGCTGCCGCTGTTGTCGAGCAGCAGCAGCACCGGACAGCGCGGTTCCGGGTTGTCGGCGAATTCGGCCAGACCGAACGACAGCTGGGCATACTCGGAGTCCGTCATGCCCCTCACTATGACACTGGAGTCTGTGTAGTTCCGGCGGGGACAGGAGGCCAGAACGGCTCTGCCCTGACCGAGACTTCCGGCAGCGGGGTCAAGGGTGTTTGGGCACGACGGCCACAGAAAGATCGGCATTCCAAGCTGAGATGCCGATCTCGGTCAAGTGCTTCAGGACCACCGCTCAGTCGGATTGCCGACCGCGCGTCAGCGGTACCCGGATCCCCCCGACGACGAGATTCACGCCCTTGGTGGACCGCCGGGT encodes:
- a CDS encoding PP2C family serine/threonine-protein phosphatase — its product is MTASAWRYVSSSVRGTAHVEHGLPCQDAHQVREAVNTQDEALLLLAASDGAGSARHAERGSRLVCEEALKLLELRFADADVRPDQHFGEEVVQQLRQLLTTHAEEQGCGLRDLACTLLLAAVLPGWAWFLQVGDGAIVTQALPAPDTEPLPFEVVFWPDNGEYANQTYFVTDVPEPHIHTRLVEGEVQRVSLITDGLQPLALAFSERQAHSPFFAPLFGTLEAAPDAGETGQRALQPALNQFLNSPALNARTNDDKTLVLASRRVARPMAPEPEPTQPDDDTADLLLTGPGAAPA
- a CDS encoding vWA domain-containing protein yields the protein MTDSEYAQLSFGLAEFADNPEPRCPVLLLLDNSGSMSGEKIRQLNEGLRDFQRDLASDSLAAKRCEIAIVSFGPVREVLGFTSAEHFQAPQLKAEGSTPLGEAVKRGLELLRQRKETIRQNGIGLYRPWVFLITDGAPTDAWQSAAAEVQRGEAAKSFAFFSVGVAGADMKMLEQLNPARAPLALSGVRFRELFQWLSASLKSVSQSTPGDAVALASPKGWAEI